The Coffea arabica cultivar ET-39 chromosome 6e, Coffea Arabica ET-39 HiFi, whole genome shotgun sequence genome contains the following window.
AGGAGGGCTACTTGGGATTTGGGCATAACAGTAATGAAACATTtgaaaagagaaaggaagacgaAGAGGTCCCCCGGGGGCCGGAGAAGAGAGGAGAAGTCTGGTATTCCGTCTTTTCCTGGGCTTGGTAGTATTCCTTTAACTACCAATCACAGCTGCTGAGAAAGGGGGAATGATTAAAGGCGGTGGCAATAATTATTATAGAGTATTATCGTTGAGCATGAGGAGAGGGGGGATGGGGATGGGGATGGGGAATGGTGGTGGTGTGAATGATTGCTGTTCTGCACTCCCCCCTCCCCACTGCCATTGAGTAGAAACTGGTACGCACACaaatcagagagagagagaggtgaggCCCTGAGATTCTTCTTTTACCTTTACCTTTTAGgctttattccttttcttttctcttctctgAGAAGAATGGGATAGCACAGCGCTCCCTTCAACACTGCCCTCAGCAGCCAGCCCACTGGTGACGGGTGAGAGCACACGGCTGCGGGTGTAGTCATTGGAGCTCTTTGACTATTTCTTCATGATATTCTTGTTGAGCTGTTAATCACTCGTGTCTTATCAAGTAGTTGTGATTAGGAggttgttgttattgttatatTTTTACGTGATTAGAAGAGTCAAGAAGAATATACCATTAACAACGAACGACGAGAGTTGTTCTGATCTTTTTCCACTTTATAGTAGTGTTTTAAGGCTAAAGAAGTCCCTGTAATTGGCTTTTTCCAAAAGCAAAGTCCACTCTAAAATTGGAATTGGTGAATTCTGCCAAAATGCATGCCTAGCGGTAGAGATATCAAAATGACTTTGCTTGCTTTGGTGGTTGCAACAGTGAGGCTGTCGGGAAAAGTGGAGAGGTTGTATGCAGCTTTGTGTTTGAGTTGAAACCTTTTCTAGTTTCTGCTATCACTCAAACGATGAGACAATGAAGGCGCGATTAGCGTTCAAAAAGCCTTAAACATGTCACCAGCTGGGCGTTGTCGGGATTGTAATCCTTCCATTTCATTTGGGACAGATAGAATAGGGCTTCTTCTTTCCCTCGTAATAATTCATGACCTTTCTTCTGTTTTTGTGGTTTGTCTTGCAGTAGTATTGCAAACATAAGAAAgatagaaaaaaataataatagtaataacgAAAAAGGTTTCTGCAATTCTGGACTCGTTTAAGAGCTTCAGCTCTGATTGACTCTCTGTTACTCCACTAATTATGTGGTTGCATAACCAACTTAGCTGGGCTCTGATTGACTTAAACCCTACTCTTTTTGAGTGTTGGTCAACGAATCAAAATCTCTCGACTTGCATTCTTCTCTTCTATGAAGTGTAGTTGCATTGAACTGGTTGAGGAAGGTCCCATCCAAATCCTCAATGCAGGCACACCACGAAGGTCTTGGCGAAAAAGCATGCTAGTCCAACcacgcaacggatcttctgtcccacactctATGTCACTTTCTgtctcactttttattatattgctatttctcctacataaacatcatgttttagttcttttttgtgtccttaagatccaatgactattaattgagtaatacacaaaatttaacaaactcaaaaaattacaatgcataaaaaatgagattttttatgaattttctgctatattttttaattttctattatatattgcttttttgaagCTGCTGcatttatttttcactcaattaaTAGTGATTGAATTTTAAGGacacaaaaaagaactaaaacatgatatttatataggagaaatagcaatataataaaaagtgggacagagagtggcatAGAGTatgagacagaagatccgttgcggtcCAACTGTAAGCAACATGACGAGTTTCCCGTGAATTCAACTACTTGCTGAAGTGGCAGGAATTGTGACATTAAGAGCGCAAATCAACTATAACTTcctagaccaaaaaaaaatctgctaaattttttcattgttttttgaCATGAAATCTTCTAAACCTTGAGTTCATATGTTTTCCGGTACCGCCTTGAGTTCATATTGAGATGAAGGCAGATGGATATCCTTGCAACATTAATAATTTACCCGCTCCAAGAGTTTTCTGGCATTCTCTTAATACGCAAAGAAAGGGCATCGTTCCTAGGATACGAAAAATCGTTGCCAGTTAAAGAGTCCAAAACCACTCCCCTCTCACCCTTAAGTCAATTGTTTACTCCATTAGTACGCAACCCAAAAGCTTCACACTTCAGCAGAATACAGATTTAAAACTATTCTTGATTTGCTGGAAGGAAAATTCCTTGAAGAATTTGGAATATCAACACCCCTTTGAAGCGAAAAAGTAACTGtaataacaaaaccaaaacaaaaaacaagagCAAAGAAAAAGTAACGGTAACAAGTCACAAGAAGAAAAAGGGCGGAGCATGGTTTGTCCACCAAGGCAAGTACGGTCGGTCATTCAGCGATTTAATATGGGTAAGGGGCAAAAACGGTAATATATTTCATATCACTGTTCCTAAATGGTATGACATTTTGTAAACAAGTTGTAATGTATTGTTAAATACTTGTACAATCTCGTAAATAGATACAATTATTATGTATGAGTTTCACGTAAATAGTAACTGAATATAACGATGTTACTAGAGGCgacaatttgtcccaagtcccaatggaCTACCCATGCCCAAAAGGACTTTGGACAGAATGAATATTGTAATTTGATATTGGATTTAAAATGGAACATATCCCAATTGTACCCATTATTTGATGGAAAATGTTGgaaaatacttgggtacccattggacCCAAATATCTtcccaaaaaattttaaaatccaaaaattttaaGCAAACTTCAATAATCAGCACCCAATGAGCTTGGCCTTTGATGGAGTGATCTCTAAGCCCTCTCaacttttcttttagttttgtcCTGGGAGAAGATATATTCATTCTTATCAAAATGTTACGTCTTTTTTAAGTAATTGTTGATCGTTCTAGAGTGTAAATCATTATAAAGTGTAAAataaattcatgaaaatataaattcacaataagactaaaagaaatttaataaattaaaaatattaaagttatttaaaaaataaaaaatgaattaaaggaaaaaaaatatgtagaaaatagatttgggtattaGACGGGAAATCATTCTAGAGTGTAAaatgaatttatgaaaatataaattcacaataagactaaaagaaatttaataaataaaaaatattaaagtaaaaaaaataagtaaaaaatagatttgggtattaGGAgagatcaatctaaacccatcccaaagtgatcccACCCAAGTTAGTCAACAAAACATATATTGGTAAAGTTGGACCCAAACCTATACAACTTGGCTCCatctcaaacccaagcaaatcctgcccatcccgcccattttgcctCCTCTAGTTGTTACGAAGAAGTTGTACAAGTAGTTAATTTACAAGTTACCACTTGTTAAAACGTCGGCACACCGTTCTGGCCTCTTTCCCATTATAATATTTGCCAATTCTTCTGCACTGGCATGATTATGCAGCCGCAACAAGAATATCCGTGGGTTTGACCATGGTGCTGAATCCTTCCAGGGTACAAAGATAATAGGAAGATTTTCTATCCATCTGCAaatctcaattatcctgaagaAGAAATCAAAACAGAATCCACTAAAATTAATAGGTCCATTCCCCTTCACTAAAAAATCAGACAAACTTTAACACGAACATTTCCCATCAATCAACTTGTGAAAAAGTAAACATACGGTCACTTTTTCACCATTAAGTCTTTAGAAGAAAACACTACTCAGGCTAAACAGAACCAGAAACAAATAAAGCGTAAAACGGCTTTGATCAATTTTTGATGTTAAAGAAAAAGCTACAATTCATATTAGAAAAGTGCAGGAGAAgtgcaaaatgaaattaatATTTGACAAGTACATCACATATGATTAAACAATTTAGTTAAAAAATGCAAATTCTAAGAGTCAGAAACATGCAAATGATCGTTCTCAACCAACAGTTAGGCTGCAAGCTCAAGTATCACATAATCTTGACCcagtgaaaaaaaataaaaaaaaaggactacaggaaattacattaaaaaaagaaagaggaaattACCTCAGGCAAGTACTTTTACTTTCATTCTCTGCCCACAGTCATGTCTTTGGCAATGCAACCTCCTTGTCCTACAAGAAAGTTTGATTAGCTTTCAAAGATTATCAGAGGCTTCTTCATGGAGGTATTCTACGTAGCCTGATTGGTTCAAACCATCCTCAATACTCCTTTTAATTATTCACTACAGGTGCTAGAAGCTTCCAATGTTGGGAGAGAGCAATGGAAGAGAATCCCACCCGTTGCCCCCAGAATCGAACATCAAGACGAGCTTCACTGGGGAGAAAGAGGCTGGCTAATTTTAGTGTTTGACATCTAACTTTGCAGAGTTACATTGGCACGCTTTTATCTAAAATGTGGAATTGTACTAAACGCCACATATTTTCAACTACACCACTTGACAGAGCATGATATGCTTGTTTTGCAGCTGCACGTCGTGTTTCCAGAAGTTTGGCATCACTAAACAGCTCGATGAGAGCTTCTACAAGCATGTCTCCTGAAACCTGCAGGACCAAATCCATGACACTAAAGGCACCCAAAGAAAAGGTTCTAACAGGGGAATACAAGAAAAAAACTAGAATCCACTTCATATACCTTTCATGAATTCCAACAAAAGTCAACATGACAGTCTCCGACATGCTAAAACTTCCACAGCTTCTATTACTGTTCTTAAGGTGCTCAATGACTACAATGCTCTATGCAACTAGAACTACAATCACTAGAAACTGATGGCATCCCCACATAGGTTTAGTAGAAACAAGTGCACATGGTGGTAAGCAGTGTTCATTCTTTGTGGAAGATACCATAGTGCCTCCAAAGGATATTCAAACATCATAGGATATATAGTAATACTGACAGGAGACAATGTTCACAGGGTGTTCCTCAAGTTTGGTGGCTATAATCTTGACCCCGAAAATGAGCTATCTTGCCCTCTTACCTTTTCCCTCAGCCAAATTCAGTAGTCTCGGCTTAGGTTCCCAACAGCAAAGGACCAAGACTATCTATCTAATATGGAGTTCAATCATCTTATGTTGTATTTGACTCATACATAACCAATGAACACCATACTCAATTATCAATGATATCATAACAAAGAAAAGTAAGGACACCCAACTAGCAGAAAGGCCAATCACTGTTTCTTACACATACAACCAACAAATGCTAGATTTATTTAAGGAAGTTTTCTTGACCTGCAGAACCGATGAAGGACTTAGACGTTGCATTTCTTGTACCATGTGGTTGAAATGGCCAAGATAATGACCTGAAAGTTACAAGAAACACGTATTAAGATCAAAACTAGGTAACAAAGGTATACGAGGAATTTCAGGGAAGAAGTGTAACCAGTCAAAACAGCACAGCCAGCAACAGCAGCTTCTGAAATATTATGACCAGCCAAACCAGGCAAAAAAGAACCCCCAATTACAGCTATTGGAGTTAACCTATAGAGTTCCCTTAGTTCACCTTCAAAGCACAATTGATCATGGACAATCAAGAAGTTAAAATCACCAAAACATTCATATTTTGCAAAACAAATTACTCAGAAATTAATTACATGCATTAGTATGATATTGACTTAGGAAAAAAGACATCCTCAGTTTTCAAGTCCTTCTTAGGTTTAATAGAGTTGTGCAGCCAATAGGAGACAAACCTAATGTATCCACCACATATGTCTCTGCTCCTAATGAAAGCTTATCACTATGAGACCTTAATGCTACACTGATTCCTTTTCTCTGCAACTCCTACAGTCAGGCAAGTAGAAATGAGAACTCCAGTCATCAAAGAAAAGGAGGTTTTTCTCACCTATGAATAATTGAATATACTACAATAacaatttttctcaaaattacaGAAAGATAAAGGCAATGCATTACAATCATACCAGAACAATTTCTTGACCGACCTCCAGGTGCCGAGGCACAATGATAGTGAGCATATCAGGATAAATTTCCTTCAGCGCCTTGTGAACTCTTAGCATGACTgcagaaaaatattttgaaatttcattAACAAAATATCCAAATTCACTGGCAGTCAAACTTTTCATGAACAGGAACCCAATAAATTCCATGACAACTTCTAGGCTAGCTTTTAGTCTCTACAGCTGATGGCTTTTAACTTTCACCagctcttttttgttttcttttctttaaggTTCAATTCCTGAATGTTCAAGTAGCATGTAAAAGAACAAGTTCATTTTTTCCACTCTTTTATCCTTCCAACTCCAACTGAAGAGAAGGAAAGATGAAACAAAGGCAACAGATTGAAAATTCTCACCATTGTGTTGTCCTAAAGAATTAGGTTACCCCATGACAAGTTCTGCCTTCAATTCTAAAGatcaaaatatacaaaatgaGAAACCAACATTAGACTATAGAATTTTTGTAGAATAGATCTCAAAACCTACTCTTGTCTTCACCCCTATGCAATGAAGAAGCCATCCACACCTTTCTATGTTTAAGCTGTTCCTGCAATTCTTCTAGACCATTATCCCCTGCAAGGGTGGTGTCTTCTACGGCTGAAGGATGTGGCAAGTGCAAACCAAATTTCAGTACATCAAATTTAATAACCATTGATATAGACACAAAATATGCATATAATAGCACTGATATGATAACACAAgttaaagaaatttttaagtTGTTAGCTACTGCAAGAGTAAAATTTTTGGAATTAGGTGAGATGAGACATCATCTTCTACTTCAAACAATGGAAAAAGGGATATAAACTTAATCTGCGAAGCACGAGTTCATTTGCAGTGTCTTGATTCACTGGACTACATATGCCACAGAACCCTTGAGGTTTTCGAATTTGGTTTGCAATCTCATCCACCAGAAAGAACATATATACACCTTCTACAAGCTGTATTAATACGTATATGCAGCCAAAATATGCACACAAAAAAGCAGCAGCACACCCCAAAGATGTAGCATGCCCAAGGGGTCTCAAAAAACCACAATCAAAGCTTCAAAAGAAGGAACTTGTAAGGtcttcaaaataaaatattaatatttgaaTTTGCTTAACTTTTTTGTTCTAAGTTCCAAAAAGCAGCATACCATATTTAAGGTCTCCGGAAAAGTTGATGACAAGTGGTGGAGCTTGAAGCAGCTGAAATTGAATAGCCTGTTTATTGCTCTGTTGcagatattttagaaaaagatTATTGAAGCAATGTCAGTAGGCCAAACCATTTGATATATAGAAAAAATACATTACCAACGGAACTATCAGTGAAAATTTGGAGAGCATGAATGCAGCCAGAGGAAGAACCACTGGTAAGGACCAATAGCGAAAAGATTTAGCAGAGATCCGTGCATTTAGCAATGCCAACGCAATCTGGGTAGGAAATTGCTGGCGTAAGTACAGGCACAATTGGCAAACTAATATGTCACAGACTAATATGAATTGGATGCCATCAACAACAGAAATAATGTCCCCATCATGATGGTGAAGCAACAACAACTGAGAAAGGTCCCATCCAGGCCCAAaccaaaatagaaataaaatgcacctatatatatatatatatatatatatatatataatacatgtTATCTTCCTCAGGAGGAAAATAATATCATGGAGGCATTGACAAGCCAAGCAAAGACACATTCTAAAGCACAAAACAATGGGGTATTAACTATATCAGTTGTTTGTTAGGTTATCCATCGTTGAATTTCACCTTCAACtgacaaccttttccaaaatcaatttgatCAAGGTTCAGCCCAAATCCAACTTTTTAAAGCTTATGGGAAAAAGAATTATGCATGTCCAAAACCATATTAGGTATCCTTGCTCAGTCCATGCAAGACAGGTGAAAACTTAATTTCAACCCACAACTTGCTTCAAGCTTCAACGTCCACTTGTATTGCACTCTATAATGTATTGTAATAATTAAAACTCTCATCAAAGCCAAAATGCACTATGTACAGTATGCAATCAATTCAAATCCAGTCAAACAAGTATCTAGTATAAGAAGAGGTGCTTACACCATTTTTTGCTGCACCGATAATCAGGTTAGGCCAAAGTTCACTTTCAATTAGGATGATTGCATTTGGCTTCCAATAACCAAGAAAAGCCTCCACAGCAGCAGGGGCATCAACTGGAGCAAACTGGTTCCCGCATAAAACTACTTAATTAGATTAAAGGAACTGGGAACACAACATAATATGATCAAGATAACAAGACTCGTCAAGCATGAAGAGCacgaaaaataacaagaatcatCAAGCATGAAGagcacaaaaaatatataaaaaatgaaaatgccaTCAATTTTTCAGGATACACCACCAACCAGAGACATCAGCAATAGCTACAATTTTAGCTGGGTCATTGGGTAAACTGTGATGAAAAATGCATATTGACTTGTTCAATAACTTAGAGCATCTTAATGTCATTAAAAGTACAGGCCACTGCGTGTACACCTTTTAAATGTCTGAAAGATGTATAACAAACAGATGCAATCACCTGATATATGACATTAGCTGGAAGCTCCTTCTTTATGACCTCACtacagaacaaaaaaaaaaggaaatgaagacAAAAGCAAACAGGATGAGATGAATAGGCAACAAAAGTAATTTCCTGTTAATTATAAACTTTAatccagagagagagagagagagagagagagagttggggAATTATAAGTGTTTTTGCAGTAATTTCTTTATAAAAGGTAGACCTCCCATGGTATGTCTGTCAGTGAAATTACTGCCTACCCTTTTCTTTTGGGAACTTATACTAGTCTAAAGAATATCCAaaagtttacctatttttcaagTTTAGTAGATCCAAGAGCAAAGGTTGAGCTAAAACTGTTTTCAAGTTCCCTGGCTGcgaagcaaaaatgctagagtCCGGTCTTTGACCTCTGACTGTGAAATTACTGATTGAACATAAGTAAATTACAGTAAATATTCTCAGTCATGTTAAGGCGGGCTACTTTGTGGAGTCCCTTTGGGAAATCCCTCTAGTCTCCAGAAGTGCACCAGGCTTTATGGTGACTTTCAAATGAAAATCTATTATGACCTTCATCAAACTAAAATATTACTTATTCTGCATTATAATAGCTTTCGTATCATTCATTGAAAGATATGCAGTAAAGTAAATATCATTCATCAAACTAAAATATTACTAAAGTTTATTCCTCAGCTGTGTTGTCGTAATCAGTCCAACACACGTAATCCCAAGAGAAAATTACAGTTTGTCTATATCCTTCTGCTATAAGGACCACTACACCCCTTTAAGTAAAAGTTGCAACTGTTAGATGACATACATTTCAAGACTTTCCAGCAAGTCACTACACAAACTTTTTTACGTATTGATTAATTGCCATGGAAAATCACTTCATAGGTCACATAATCTCCAAAAGCAACTCTTATCTCTCCACGAAACTTCAACGATTGACTGCTATCCATTCAATATTAACTTTGCAATGAACATTTGCGTCCCACCAAAAAACGAAGCTACGAGATTCCAGCTCCAAATTTCAAAGTTAAAATTAATTAATGGAAAATGAACTTACAATGCTGACAGCGTCGTCGACGTCATCAAGACAGTAACGTCCGGCCTCCTCGTTAAACAGCATTTTATCACCGGAATCGCAGCCATTCCTTCACCTATTggaaataatcaaataattaaacaattattatAGCGCGAGAAATTACTAGTAGTAGTAGATTTTAAACGCCAAAGGGAAAATTAAGCAATTAATAACCTAAAGAGACGGCGTGGAACCAAACTAAAGGTCCGGCGGGCCGAGGAAGCGAGGGGCGGCCGAGACGCTCAGTCCACCGTTTCGGATGCTCGAGACCTCGGAATTTGCGCCACCGTAGGTGGAGATTTATCATCGGCGATAGACCATAGGAAAAAGCTCGGTAGATTTTGTAAATTAGTTCACCTTTCTTCCTAGCCATTTTGAGCTACTGAATCTACAGTGCTGACTGTAGAATAAAGCAGGCCCCGGTAAATGTCTGAGCCGTGCCAGGTGCGGGGTTTGGGCTTGACAAAGAGTATTGTGTTTgaattgcaatttttcaaaggaaaaattattacattttttgtgtacatattttttaattatctttttaccttacatatattaaattgctacagtaatttttttacaaaaattccagaaaaattcaatccaaacaaactttcTCTTGATTTTGAATGTAAAACTGTATCGTGGGATAATTTTAAGTGGATGCATAATTACTTCACAAAAGATACTGCAATAAACACAGTAAAAAGTTAAACTTGCATTTACGCCAAGTGATGTAATAAACTTTTAAGTATGCTTGCAAAATGAGCAAGTTGTACTTACTCAACACAGAGAAAAGAAGAGTTCCATTGCCTAACAGAGTAGACTAGTTACTCATGGACGGAATTAatggaaactaaaaacaaatACATACCCAGGTTGTTGTCTATGAAGTCACTAACTCTTTGGGAGGGATTCTCAAACACGACTTTTCTCAGCGATTTACGAGATTCAACGAAGTCTAATCTGACTAAATATTTCAATGACTCAACCAACGaagaatcaattaaaacaaaaaattacaaaattctgCTAACCCTAAATCGACAATCGAATTATCCTTAACCTCTATCTTTGATCTCGCAGCCTAATCGGCAGGCTCCCTTCACTttatacactttttttttttaaatttcattgcCCGTGATAGATTTGGaattccataaaatcacttctAAATGATTGTTACTGCTGCCCTGGAAGTCCAAAGTaaattttcttgctttttctgATTAACTGTGCTATTACCTTCTGGTTTGCTGAAGCAATTATTTACTCCGTCACCCCGAAAAATTAGCAATGCACAAATGGATATATTTTTTCCACTATCATTGATAATCTTCTTCTCTGACAAGTTTTTATCCATTTCTGATGGAGCTCAAAAAGCTCATTGTAACCTCTTCTTTGTCGTGGCCACCATGGGTATTTGGAAGCGGGATTTAGGCTGCAAGGTGAGGTTTTGTAGTTTTGCATTATTAACCGATTGGTACCGATCGTATAATCAGTTAGGGTATAGAAATAGCAGACAAGAAGTTGTGTTGTTGGAATAGATTTAAGCTGCACTATCTCCCGTCAACCCTTTGAGCGAAATGCggcaaaatgaaggaaaatcCATGGACCGATCCCATCATCTCCACCCTGTAGGAACTACGAGATCACCCCAAGGACGCCTTCGGCATCCAGGGGTCACGGACCGACCATAGAACCCTGTTCAATAAGTGGAACACATTAGCTGTACGCGTTGGGTAGTAAGGGTCGGAGAATGGACAATCACTCATTCCAAGCGCCTTCATGCCAGTTCTTACTTGTGTCATAATTTTAAGAGGGAGGCTTGGTAAGGGCTCCATAGTGAGGCCGGGGATTATTACACAGAAAACGTATTTATTGAATACGTACGTAGTAGAATaacaaaaaaatgtaaaagaaaaaattataacaaAAGATCCATTTGTAGTATTTTTGTACTGCTATTGTTTAGGGTGATGTTTATCCatatattaaaactaaacatggaTTCATAGAGACGGCTGTCATCCTAAAGGATGTGTATTCCCAAGCCCTCtttatataacatataaacaaagtttaaaagagagagagatataGCGAGTAATGGCTCcgttttttatttgcttactcCTACTTAACAAGCAAGCTTTTCTAAATAAAATATTTcgcttgtatcataaatatatttttatatctCACGTGCATCACATCACATTATAAcaataaaaagtgttacaataattatttcagaTAATACTCTGTCCAAACGAGTGTGTTTCTTAATTAGATGATTCCATTTCATCCATGTAACACAACAATCAATCCCAGACATTGCCAAGTCATCCGTTGATTCTGCTAATTACTGAATAAAAAACAACGGGGTGTTGGCATGCAGGAAACATTCATAGCTGGTACAGAAACAACAAGCGGCACAATGGAATGGGCCATGGTTGAGCTCTTGAGCAATCCCTCGGTCATGTCTACGCTCAAAGACGAGCTTAACGAGGTTGTTGGAGGAGGTAACAAATTCCAAGAGGCCCGCATTGATAAACTCAAGTATTTGCCGGCGGTGGTGAACGAAACCCTTCGGTTGCATCCTCCAATTCCGCTCTTCAGGTTAAGCACACTAAAACAATGTGCTTATTCGCTCGCATTAGATTTTATGAATGCTAAAAAGAGAGTGATCCCGCTTTGTATATAACTTTCTTAGTCTTTGATTAGAATTCTTGATTACTTTGTTGGTTCTTTCAAGTTTGAAGGCTTTGGCAAATAAGTTGATTGTGGTCTACGGGGTACCTCTAAAATTAATTGAATATGTAGCCCGAATTGATGATCATTGTTTTCCATTTTTATACTGGATTAAAGCTCAATTGCAATGTTGGGGATTGGTTCATCATTTATTCAATTAAAAACTACTCCTTGTATCAAGGCCAAATGTTTCAACTTATCAATCACCGTTGTCTCGTTAGGGTTCATTGCACCGCCATAAACTCGTATGCGCAGAATTAGCCCGCCAACCAAACCTCGGAAGTGAAGGATAAAAACTGATCAAGAATGGATCACTATCATGCCACAGCTCCAACTagaagccaagaaaacaagaagccCTGAATTGCGGCAGTGtggtttggttggatttctaATTTTCCTAGTTACACTCTCAATCTGTTACCAGCTCTGGCTTTCCTCTActcagaaaaaataaaaaataaaaaaattccagTTCCAGAAAGTTATCTGCTGGGACTCCATGTGGGCCTATTTTGACTAATGAAACTTTGCCCCACGACCGTACCAGGGCTCAGGGAGAAGCATGGCCGGTGACTGCTCCGCTGTGTGACCGAGAATCGGCTCCACCAACACCATGGCCATCCTCTCAGACCACGCCGCAATCCGTCATTCCAAGGCCGCAGCATAGCTCATACCAAAAAGTCTCGTGACTGCTGCAAGGATTCATGGCATGAGCTCCCTACAGAGCCCCTTCTGGCGCCTGCCAATGCCGATATACACCACAGAAATTTTAGTGAATAGGACAATCAACGACGCGGTGGCTCTTAGGCAAAACCTTATCGTACGTTGATCATCCTGGCTTTATACTCGTTCCATCATCATTCAAACAGATAGTTCGATTGCCTCGTATTAGTCTCCTTGCGttattcacacacacacacagtaTGCAACTCTAAATTGGTCGAGGTTATTAGAAGGATGCAATCTCTAAATTGGACAGGATACAAACCATTGCATAAGC
Protein-coding sequences here:
- the LOC113697120 gene encoding probable 3-deoxy-D-manno-octulosonic acid transferase, mitochondrial isoform X2: MARKKGELIYKIYRAFSYGLSPMINLHLRWRKFRGLEHPKRWTERLGRPSLPRPAGPLVWFHAVSLGEGMAAIPVIKCCLTRRPDVTVLMTSTTLSAFEVIKKELPANVIYQFAPVDAPAAVEAFLGYWKPNAIILIESELWPNLIIGAAKNGIALALLNARISAKSFRYWSLPVVLPLAAFMLSKFSLIVPLSNKQAIQFQLLQAPPLVINFSGDLKYAVEDTTLAGDNGLEELQEQLKHRKVWMASSLHRGEDKIMLRVHKALKEIYPDMLTIIVPRHLEELQRKGISVALRSHSDKLSLGAETYVVDTLGELRELYRLTPIAVIGGSFLPGLAGHNISEAAVAGCAVLTGHYLGHFNHMVQEMQRLSPSSVLQVSGDMLVEALIELFSDAKLLETRRAAAKQAYHALSSGVVENMWRLVQFHILDKSVPM
- the LOC113697120 gene encoding probable 3-deoxy-D-manno-octulosonic acid transferase, mitochondrial isoform X3, with the protein product MARKKGELIYKIYRAFSYGLSPMINLHLRWRKFRGLEHPKRWTERLGRPSLPRPAGPLVWFHAVSLGEGMAAIPVIKCCLTRRPDVTVLMTSTTLSAFEVIKKELPANVIYQFAPVDAPAAVEAFLGYWKPNAIILIESELWPNLIIGAAKNGIALALLNARISAKSFRYWSLPVVLPLAAFMLSKFSLIVPLLLQAPPLVINFSGDLKYAVEDTTLAGDNGLEELQEQLKHRKVWMASSLHRGEDKIMLRVHKALKEIYPDMLTIIVPRHLEVGQEIVLELQRKGISVALRSHSDKLSLGAETYVVDTLGELRELYRLTPIAVIGGSFLPGLAGHNISEAAVAGCAVLTGHYLGHFNHMVQEMQRLSPSSVLQVSGDMLVEALIELFSDAKLLETRRAAAKQAYHALSSGVVENMWRLVQFHILDKSVPM
- the LOC113697120 gene encoding probable 3-deoxy-D-manno-octulosonic acid transferase, mitochondrial isoform X1, which produces MARKKGELIYKIYRAFSYGLSPMINLHLRWRKFRGLEHPKRWTERLGRPSLPRPAGPLVWFHAVSLGEGMAAIPVIKCCLTRRPDVTVLMTSTTLSAFEVIKKELPANVIYQFAPVDAPAAVEAFLGYWKPNAIILIESELWPNLIIGAAKNGIALALLNARISAKSFRYWSLPVVLPLAAFMLSKFSLIVPLSNKQAIQFQLLQAPPLVINFSGDLKYAVEDTTLAGDNGLEELQEQLKHRKVWMASSLHRGEDKIMLRVHKALKEIYPDMLTIIVPRHLEVGQEIVLELQRKGISVALRSHSDKLSLGAETYVVDTLGELRELYRLTPIAVIGGSFLPGLAGHNISEAAVAGCAVLTGHYLGHFNHMVQEMQRLSPSSVLQVSGDMLVEALIELFSDAKLLETRRAAAKQAYHALSSGVVENMWRLVQFHILDKSVPM